The following are from one region of the Bactrocera oleae isolate idBacOlea1 chromosome 6, idBacOlea1, whole genome shotgun sequence genome:
- the LOC106621052 gene encoding cell surface glycoprotein 1, with protein MLRVITLAIFVLAAEGGNVQETRCIKEVQGRRLAHPTDCSKFVQCINTSFGRVQKCPSGLAFNAQEEVCDYPSRTGCSKERSSFLKTSCECDCSVCCRGCNSYTTPTPSTISPSTTLCATLASTASPSPKPTTSSTPLLSSSSPTTSPTLTPTPCNTPTQSSSQTPSNPTTPKPTSNPNPSSSPTQTLTPTSKPCDTSTPTQSSSQTPSNPTTPKPTSNPNPSPSPTQALTPTSKPFDTSTPTQSSSQTPSNPTTPKPTSNPNPSSSPTQALTPTSKPFDTSTPTQSSSQTPSNPTTPKPTSNPNPSPSPTQALTPTSKPCDTSTPTQSSSQTPSNPTTPKPTSNPNPSPSPTQALTPTSKPFDTSTPTQSSSQTPSNPTTPKPTSNPNPSSSPTQTLTPTSKPCDTSTPTQSSSQTPSNPTTPKPTSNSNPSPSPTQALTPTSKPCDTSTPTQSSSQTPSNPTTPKPTSNPNPSPSPTQALTPTSKPFDTSTPTQSSSQTPSNPTTPKPTSNPNPSSSPTQTLTPTSKPFDTSTPTQSSSQTPSNPTTPKPTSNSNPSPSPTQALTPTSKPFDTSTPTQSSSQTPSNPTTPKPTSNPNPSSSPTQTLTPTSKPFDTSTLTQSSSQTSSNPTTPKPTSNPNPSPSPTQALTLTSNSSSSTDVTFTIPAPTQKNPGCDPLCYNLKDGSTSILEGNCQKFVVCVGGKENIFSCSNNLLYNSVTGECDYPGNVNCPWPQTPPSGPSAGPSGTNCATGGRCVGQQDGTSFTSETDACSKDYIVCQCECEVQRTCPSLLMFNHKLGVCDWPTSFGC; from the exons TAAGAG tgaTAACGCTAGCTATCTTTGTGCTAGCTGCAGAAGGAGGTAATGTGCAGGAAACGCGATGCATAAAAGAGGTGCAGGGAAGAAGGCTAGCTCATCCGACCGATTGTTCCAAATTTGTGCAATGTATTAATACATCATTTGGACGTGTTCAGAAATGCCCTAGTGGATTAGCTTTTAACGCTCAAGAAGAAGTATGTGACTATCCATCACGCACTGGTTGCTCGAAAGAAAGGTCTTCTTTTCTCAAAACCAGTTGCGAATGTGACTGCAGTGTGTGTTGTCGAGGATGTAATTCATATACCACTCCAACACCTTCTACTATAAGTCCTTCTACAACTCTATGTGCGACATTAGCTTCAACAGCATCACCCAGTCCGAAACCAACAACAAGTTCAACACCGTtgttatcatcatcatcaccaaCTACGTCGCCAACTTTAACACCAACACCGTGTAATACTCCAACCCAATCATCATCGCAAACTCCATCAAATCCAACTACTCCGAAACCAACCTCAAATCCAAACCCATCATCTTCCCCAACTCAAACGTTAACACCAACTTCAAAACCTTGCGATACATCAACTCCAACCCAATCGTCATCGCAAACTCCATCAAATCCAACTACTCCGAAACCAACGTCAAATCCAAACCCATCACCTTCCCCAACTCAAGCGTTAACACCAACTTCAAAACCTTTCGATACATCAACTCCAACCCAATCATCATCGCAAACTCCATCAAATCCAACTACTCCGAAACCAACCTCAAATCCAAACCCATCATCTTCCCCAACTCAAGCGTTAACACCAACTTCAAAACCTTTCGATACATCAACTCCAACCCAATCATCATCGCAAACTCCATCAAATCCAACTACTCCGAAACCAACCTCAAATCCAAACCCATCACCTTCCCCAACTCAAGCGTTAACACCAACTTCAAAACCTTGCGATACATCAACTCCAACCCAATCATCATCGCAAACTCCATCAAATCCAACTACTCCGAAACCAACGTCAAATCCAAACCCATCACCTTCCCCAACTCAAGCGTTAACACCAACTTCAAAACCTTTCGATACATCAACTCCAACCCAATCATCATCGCAAACTCCATCAAATCCAACTACTCCGAAACCAACCTCAAATCCAAACCCATCATCTTCCCCAACTCAAACGTTAACACCAACTTCAAAACCTTGCGATACATCAACTCCAACCCAATCATCATCGCAAACTCCATCAAATCCAACTACTCCGAAACCAACGTCAAATTCAAACCCATCACCTTCCCCAACTCAAGCGTTAACACCAACTTCAAAACCTTGCGATACATCAACTCCAACCCAATCATCATCGCAAACTCCATCAAATCCAACTACTCCGAAACCAACGTCAAATCCAAACCCATCACCTTCCCCAACTCAAGCGTTAACACCAACTTCAAAACCTTTCGATACATCAACTCCAACCCAATCATCATCGCAAACTCCATCAAATCCAACTACTCCGAAACCAACCTCAAATCCAAACCCATCATCTTCCCCAACTCAAACGTTAACACCAACTTCAAAACCTTTCGATACATCAACTCCAACCCAATCGTCATCGCAAACTCCATCAAATCCAACTACTCCGAAACCAACGTCAAATTCAAACCCATCACCTTCCCCAACTCAAGCGTTAACACCAACTTCAAAACCTTTCGATACATCAACTCCAACCCAATCATCATCGCAAACTCCATCAAATCCAACTACTCCGAAACCAACCTCAAATCCAAACCCATCATCTTCCCCAACTCAAACGTTAACACCAACTTCAAAACCTTTCGATACATCAACTCTAACCCAATCATCATCGCAAACTTCATCAAATCCAACTACTCCGAAACCAACGTCAAATCCAAACCCATCACCTTCCCCAACTCAAGCGTtaacactaacttcaaactcaTCATCATCGACTGACGTTACCTTCACAATACCTGCTCCCACACAAAAGAATCCTGGTTGTGATCCATTGTGTTACAATCTAAAAGATGGTTCCACTAGTATTTTGGAGGGTAATTGTCAAAAATTCGTGGTTTGTGTTGGTggcaaagaaaatatattttcttgttcCAATAATTTACTGTATAATTCCGTAACTGGCGAATGCGATTATCCAGGAAATGTAAATTGTCCGTGGCC